TGGTGGAAGATCATGGAGGATTAAACAACGGACGCTTTGACGAAATCGCCTACCTGATGCAGTGTGAAGAGGTACTACGGGAACGCGAAAAGATGATGCTCTATGAACTGGAGCGTTTGGAAGAAGGATGGTTTTTTTGTTTGTTTGACACCCCTGACCGTGTTCAACACATGTTTTGGCGATTCAATGAAAGCGGGCATCCGGCTAATCGAAAGGATGTAACGGCTGACATGAAACAGGTCCTCTCGGAGCACTATCGCGCCTGTGACGCCGTGGTTGGAAAGGCACTCCAATACGTTGATGATCAAACCCTGTTCATCGTACTCAGTGATCACGGTATGAACAGCTTTCAGCGGGGAATTCATCTGAATACCTGGTTGTATGACCATGGCTTTTTGGCTTTGCGTAATGGAATTAAACCGGGGAAAGAGGCTGGTGATTTCTTCCGTCATGTGGACTGGGATCACACAAAAGCCTATGCGCTGGGTCTGGGAGGTATTTACTTGAATCTGAAGGGGCGAGAAGAAAAGGGGATTGTAGAGGCCCAGGAAGCAGATACCGTGAAGTCTGCTATTATCCAGGGGCTTACGGGCCTGGGAGATCCGGTTCGAGGAAAAGTGGGCATACGGAGTGTTGTAACCCGAGAGCAGGTCTATAGCGGCCCCTATGCTTCGGAATCTCCGGATCTTTTGGTTAACTTTGCCGAGGGTTATCGGGTATCCTGGGTTACGGCACTGGGTGGAATACCTGAAGGACATTTCGAAGATAATACAAAAAAATGGGGAGGAGATCATATTATCGATCCCTGTCTGGTTCCTGGGGTATTGTTTATGAACCGGGCGTTTCGTGGGGAAAATGCAAGTCTCATGGATCTGGCTCCCACCATCCTTGCAGCCTTGGGAGTTCCCAAAGGCCCGGCCATGGAAGGAGAATCTCTGTTGATATGAAAATTTTAGTTATCGGCCTCGATGGGGCTACCCCTGAAGTGTTATTCGGAGATGAACGCCTGGATAATTTCCGTCGTTTAATGGAAGCGGGCTGTTATGGTCGCCTGGAGACTGTTATTCCACCCCATAGAATCCCGGCCTGGATGTGTATGGCTACCGGCCAGGACCCCGGCTCGTTGGGAACCTGGGGGCTTCAGAAGCCTACCGATAGCTCTCCTAATAATCTGGAACCCGTTACCTCAAAACCCATATCGGAACCTTCCATCTGGAACCAGATAGCCCGGGAGGGGAAGCGAACCTGCCTTATCGGAGTACCCCTATGGGATCCACCCCAAGAGGGAAAGGGTGTTTGGGTAAGTTGTCCTTTACCCCATAAGGGGATTTATACCTATCCGGCGTCGGTAAACGAGCAGATTAGAAAACTGATAGGCTCCTATCCGGCGGATGTTAAACATTCTCGTTTTTATAAAAAAGACCAGCTCCTGGAGGAGATTTACACCATGAGTCGCAAACATTTCCAGGTGGTCCGATACTTTTTGCAGAACACAGATTGGGATTATTTTCAATGGGTCGAGATCGGACCGGACCGTTTGCAGCATGGTTTTTGGAGATTCCATGATCCACAACCTCCGCTCCATGAGCCGGGTAATCCCTATCAGGAAGTCATTCGTGATTACTATCTTTACCTGGATCACGAACTGGGAGCCATCCTGGATCTCCTGAGTGAGGATACCCTCATTTTGGTGATTTCGTGTTATGGTGTAAAACGGCTGGAGGGTGGCTTCTGTCTGAATGAGTGGTTGGTAAGGGAAGGCTTACTTGTGCTCAATGAATATCCCCAAGAGATTACCGCCTTTAACCAGCTCAGTGTGAATTGGGAAAAGACCCTGGTTTGTGGTGAGGGGGGGTATGCGGCAGGTTTATTCTTTAACGTAAAAGGACGGGAACCTCGGGGGACTCTCTCCGAAGCGAATTATGAGAAATTCCGGGATGAAATCAGGAGGAAACTCAAAGCTATCTCAAACGACCAGGGTAAATCCCTGGAAGCAGTTGTCCTTAAGCCGGAAGAGATTTACACAAAGGTAAGGCCTGGAGTTCCTGACCTGTTGGTTCAGTTTGGTGGCTTTTCCTGGCGTGTGGTGGACAGTGTAGGACACCAGACCCTTTACCTTCAAGGCAATGATCCCCATCTGGATGACTGTAATCATGGGCAATTTGGGAGCTTTATTTTAGTAGCACCAGATAATCCTCTCCAGGGTGAAATTGAGAAAGTACGCTTACCAGATATGGCACCAACCCTGTTAGAGTTGGGAGGATATTCTGTGCCTTCCTCCATGCAGGGAAAATCTCTGCGGGCCAATAAGGTATCTAACGCAATAACTGACGAAGGTTTTTCAGCCGAGGAGGAAGAGATCATTCGGGAACGGTTAAGTGGATTGGGTTACATTGGATAAATCCATCGGGAAAAATCTTCCTCGGGTCTTACAGGAGACAGATCATAGGATGATGACTCAAGAGAAGAAATCGGTTCTATCTACCCCCTCTATAGCGCCCGGCAAACTTTTACTTTTGGCAGCCTGGTTTGCATTGGCTACCGGTTTGGGAGAGATTTCGATCCGGGCGGTTCAGAAATTCTTCCTGCACCAGCGTATCTACGTAAGCCCACAGGTCGTCTGGATGGCTCCTCTGGCCGATCTGGTTCTCTTTCTACTTTCGGGATCCATCCTCCTCCTTGTGGCCCGGTTCTGGCCCAGGGCAACCTCTCCGAAGATTGTTGTTTTTATCTTTGCCCTTCTCGGTTTTTCAGGCCCATTGTTATGGTTCCCGAAACTGCATATCCTTGCGGCTCTTCTGCTGGCCATCGGCCTTTCTGTGCAAACGGCTCGTCTCCTTGAAAAACATATCTCGACCTTTTACCTCTTCAGCCGGTACACCCTGGGAGGAATGTTGGCTGTCGTAATGGCATTGGCCGTTGGTATCAATGAGTGGCAGGTCTTAATAGAGCGTAATGCCCTGGCAAAACTCCCCCCGGCTCCTCCAGGTACTCCCAATGTCTTATTGATTGTATTGGACACCGTAAGGGCCTCAAGTCTCAGTCTATATGGTTATAATCGACCTACGACCCCCTCCTTAGAGAAGTTGGCCAAAACCGGTGTGGTCTTTGAAAAGGCCTTTGCAACTTCATCCTGGACCCTTCCTTCCCATGCCAGCCTGTTCACGGCCCGTTATCCCCATGAGGTTTCGGCAGACTGGCTGAAACCCCTGGATGCGACTTACCCTGTATTGGCTGAAGTTTTCCAGACTTATGGATATGTTACCGCCGGGTTTGTTGCCAACCTGTTGTATGGAACCTACGAGACGGGCCTTGCCCGCGGCTTTATTCACTACGAAGATTATCCTATATCTCCGGAGATGGTTATTAAGAGTTCGTGGCTGGCCCGGATCTTTGTAGACAAGCTGAAATTGATCAAAGGAGATACCGATAAACTCGTCTATAAATGGGCCGAAGAAATCAATGAAGATTTTCTGTCCTGGCTTTCCTGCCATAATTCACGACCCTTTTTCGTCTTTCTCAACTACATGGATGCCCACGCACCCTATCTGCCCCCTAAACCCTTTGATACCCTGTTTGGACCTAAAAGGCCTCGACCGGATAAATCGGTACGGAGAACCTGGTCTCCTCAGGAGATCCAGGTGGAGAGGGATGCCTATGAGGGTTGTATCGCTTATCTGGACCATCAACTGGGCTTACTCTTCGACGAATTGCAAAAACGGGGGATACTGGAAAACACTTTAATCGTTATTACCTCCGATCACGGGGAGCAGTTCGGAGAGCATGGTCTCTTTGATCACGGTAATAGCCTCTACCGGCCGTCGTTACAGGTTCCTCTATTTATTTCCTTCCCGGGACGTGTACCGGCCGGAAGGCGTGTTCATGAGGCCGTAACCCTGCGGGATATTCCGGCTACTATCCTGGACCTGGTCAAACCGGAAGCCAGCTCTCGCTTTCCCGGACATTCATTGGCTCGATATTGGAAGGGAACCGATAATTCCCACAGTTCCTCTTCTGCTTTACTTTCTGAAATCAGTAAATGCATTAACATGCCCGCATGGCTGCCGGCCTGTAAAGGAGATATGAAATCACTGGTGACCGATGGTATGCACTATATCAGGAACGGAGATGGTCGTGAAGAACTTTATGATCTTGAAAACGATCCGGCAGAAGAACAAGATCTTGCTAATTCTGAAGAAGGCCGTCAAAGGCTTGAGGAATTCAGAAGATCCCTTGAAACTATTCTCAGGTCTGACCGATTCCAGAGATAGGGAGGCGGAGATACGGAGAAGTATGGGAGTATGGGAGTATGGGAGTATGGGAGAATTTACACCCACACTTCCACACTCCCATACTTAAGAACACACTCCCATACCCCCATACTTAAATGCCCCCGTGTTAGGATTTTCACTATTGATAGCCATCTGGTTTGGGCTCCTTACCGGTCTACTGGAGGTCGTCCTGCGAACGGTTCAAGGGTTCTATGTAAGTCGGACCCGGGAAGTAAGTCATGATTTTATCTGGATGTGCCCCCTGGCTAACGCTGGGATCCTTTTTCTCCTGGGACTGGTCATTTTTTTTGTTAGTCGGTTCTGGCCAAAGCTCAATCTCCTACGTCTTACCATTTTTTTATCCGCACTCTGGGGTTTTATGGACCTGATCATTCTCTACCCAAAGATTCATCATTACGCAGCCTTATTGCTTGCTGCGGGTCTGGCTACGCAAACTTTACGCCTGATCTCCCCCCATATGCTTTCTTTTCAGAAGTTAGTTCGTCGGACCCTACCCTGGATGGGATTGCTGGTCGGAATGCTGGCAATAAGTGTCCAGGGAAAACAGATCCTTGCGGAACGGAGGGCTCTTGCCGATCTGACCCCTGCTCCTCCCTATGCGCCTAATGTGCTATTCATTACCCTGGATACCGTTCGGGCCAGGAATTTGAGCGTTTATGGTTACTCCCGACCCACTACGCCTCAGTTGGAGCAGTTAGCCAAAATGGGAGTGGTCTTCGAACGGGCCTTATCCACAGCCCCGTGGACCCTCCCCTCCCATGCCAGTATGTTCACCGGGCGCTTTCCCGGGGAATTATCTGCCGATTGGTTAACGCCGCTGGATTCAACCTATCCTACCCTGGCCGAATTCTTTAGGGCACGGGGGTATTTGACGGCGGGATTTGTAGGTAATACCGGCTATTGTAGCTATGAACACGGCCTTGATCGTGGTTTTATACACTATGAAGACTACCGAATATCTCTGGGGCAAACTGTCGCCAGCTCCATGTTGACACGAACCATTGCAGATAACTTTAGACTCCGTAGAATTCTTCGTAATGATGAACACCTGAATCGCCAACCGGCCGATCAGATAAATGAGAAGGTGTTACGTTGGTTTTCCCATAAAGAGCAACGACCCTTTTTCGTGTTCATTAATTATTATGATGCCCATGAACCCTATCTCCCCCCTCCACCCTATGATAAGATGTTCGGACCGGGACGGAAGTACGGAAAGTTTAGTCCGTTACATCGTCATAATTGGGAACCTGCGGTCATGCATCGGAAATTATCTCCAGAAGAGGTCCAGGAAGAAATAGATGCCTATGACGGGGCCATCGCTTACATAGATCATCAGCTTGGGCAGCTTCTCAATGAACTCGGGAGAAAAGGACTGTTGGAGAATACGTTGATAATTATTACCTCGGATCACGGTGAAGAATTTGG
This is a stretch of genomic DNA from Candidatus Limnocylindrales bacterium. It encodes these proteins:
- a CDS encoding sulfatase — protein: MIAIWFGLLTGLLEVVLRTVQGFYVSRTREVSHDFIWMCPLANAGILFLLGLVIFFVSRFWPKLNLLRLTIFLSALWGFMDLIILYPKIHHYAALLLAAGLATQTLRLISPHMLSFQKLVRRTLPWMGLLVGMLAISVQGKQILAERRALADLTPAPPYAPNVLFITLDTVRARNLSVYGYSRPTTPQLEQLAKMGVVFERALSTAPWTLPSHASMFTGRFPGELSADWLTPLDSTYPTLAEFFRARGYLTAGFVGNTGYCSYEHGLDRGFIHYEDYRISLGQTVASSMLTRTIADNFRLRRILRNDEHLNRQPADQINEKVLRWFSHKEQRPFFVFINYYDAHEPYLPPPPYDKMFGPGRKYGKFSPLHRHNWEPAVMHRKLSPEEVQEEIDAYDGAIAYIDHQLGQLLNELGRKGLLENTLIIITSDHGEEFGEHGIFDHGNSLYLPTVHVPLLIVFPSKVPAGKRIHEPVSLRDLAATVVDLTRLGGDPHFPGKSLARYWNMPAQAPGLEETPLLSEVSRVTGRPTWFPVSRGDVKALIFNGMRYIKNGDGVEELYDFENDPWEQRNLANLEESSQILNQFRALLEKILKSEARSQNSG
- a CDS encoding alkaline phosphatase family protein; this translates as MIKKVIVIGLDGFEPKIVESMLAAGELPNLEKLRSQGGYSRVRTTYPAQTPVAWSTFATGTNPGGHGIFDFVRRDPKTYLPNFSLNRYEQKNAYLPPKVVNLRRGVPLWELLSAAGIPSILIRFPCTYPPDHIRGRMLAGMGVPDLRGGLGTSTFYTSAENVQAQESENVIKVQRNGTGPLTTYLIGPRNPKTRSNFQFEITIRLEPSAKKIILQSEGQPKILEVYEGKWSDWLKVKFKTGLLQGIRGMVRFYLIHIDPVFELYASPVNFDPEGPLFPISSPPEYARELANRLGTFYTTGMVEDHGGLNNGRFDEIAYLMQCEEVLREREKMMLYELERLEEGWFFCLFDTPDRVQHMFWRFNESGHPANRKDVTADMKQVLSEHYRACDAVVGKALQYVDDQTLFIVLSDHGMNSFQRGIHLNTWLYDHGFLALRNGIKPGKEAGDFFRHVDWDHTKAYALGLGGIYLNLKGREEKGIVEAQEADTVKSAIIQGLTGLGDPVRGKVGIRSVVTREQVYSGPYASESPDLLVNFAEGYRVSWVTALGGIPEGHFEDNTKKWGGDHIIDPCLVPGVLFMNRAFRGENASLMDLAPTILAALGVPKGPAMEGESLLI
- a CDS encoding sulfatase yields the protein MMTQEKKSVLSTPSIAPGKLLLLAAWFALATGLGEISIRAVQKFFLHQRIYVSPQVVWMAPLADLVLFLLSGSILLLVARFWPRATSPKIVVFIFALLGFSGPLLWFPKLHILAALLLAIGLSVQTARLLEKHISTFYLFSRYTLGGMLAVVMALAVGINEWQVLIERNALAKLPPAPPGTPNVLLIVLDTVRASSLSLYGYNRPTTPSLEKLAKTGVVFEKAFATSSWTLPSHASLFTARYPHEVSADWLKPLDATYPVLAEVFQTYGYVTAGFVANLLYGTYETGLARGFIHYEDYPISPEMVIKSSWLARIFVDKLKLIKGDTDKLVYKWAEEINEDFLSWLSCHNSRPFFVFLNYMDAHAPYLPPKPFDTLFGPKRPRPDKSVRRTWSPQEIQVERDAYEGCIAYLDHQLGLLFDELQKRGILENTLIVITSDHGEQFGEHGLFDHGNSLYRPSLQVPLFISFPGRVPAGRRVHEAVTLRDIPATILDLVKPEASSRFPGHSLARYWKGTDNSHSSSSALLSEISKCINMPAWLPACKGDMKSLVTDGMHYIRNGDGREELYDLENDPAEEQDLANSEEGRQRLEEFRRSLETILRSDRFQR
- a CDS encoding alkaline phosphatase family protein, with the translated sequence MKILVIGLDGATPEVLFGDERLDNFRRLMEAGCYGRLETVIPPHRIPAWMCMATGQDPGSLGTWGLQKPTDSSPNNLEPVTSKPISEPSIWNQIAREGKRTCLIGVPLWDPPQEGKGVWVSCPLPHKGIYTYPASVNEQIRKLIGSYPADVKHSRFYKKDQLLEEIYTMSRKHFQVVRYFLQNTDWDYFQWVEIGPDRLQHGFWRFHDPQPPLHEPGNPYQEVIRDYYLYLDHELGAILDLLSEDTLILVISCYGVKRLEGGFCLNEWLVREGLLVLNEYPQEITAFNQLSVNWEKTLVCGEGGYAAGLFFNVKGREPRGTLSEANYEKFRDEIRRKLKAISNDQGKSLEAVVLKPEEIYTKVRPGVPDLLVQFGGFSWRVVDSVGHQTLYLQGNDPHLDDCNHGQFGSFILVAPDNPLQGEIEKVRLPDMAPTLLELGGYSVPSSMQGKSLRANKVSNAITDEGFSAEEEEIIRERLSGLGYIG